One window of the Pedobacter ginsengisoli genome contains the following:
- a CDS encoding DHA2 family efflux MFS transporter permease subunit: MAEKGLKKWIITFTVITASLLELIDTTIVNVAIPQIQGNLGATLEDVAWLSTGYAVANVIVLPMSGWLGSRFGRKNYFLFSIILFTVASFLCGNATNLEELILFRILQGLAGGGLISTAQAILIETWPREDVGIATALFGLGAVVGPTVGPTIGGYLLEISSWPLIFYVNIPVGILAAYCTYMFVRETPKDGKGMPVDWWGIALLAVAVGSLQTVLEKGESEDWFATPYITALAVTSVLGLLLFIWRELSTDHPIVNFKIMRHRSFSVGMFTSFILGFGLYGSVFVFPVFCQNLLGFSPLQTGELLFPGGLCTIVMMPFIGIFLKKGIPAQFMATIGMFLFFVFCSMLSKSTLQSGTNDFFLPLMIRGVGMALLFVPLTTLAIQDLKGAEIGQGSGLNNMMRQLGGSFGIAALTTLIHVRQGFHRSNLLVNINEYNPAFTDRFNGFIKNFMAKGYNYLDAKSLAVKAIEGTVTKQSLLLTYSDAYWVAGLILLCSIPLLYLQKFKKNVEVPADLH; the protein is encoded by the coding sequence ATGGCCGAGAAAGGTTTAAAAAAGTGGATAATAACCTTTACAGTGATCACAGCTTCGCTTTTGGAGCTAATTGATACCACTATTGTAAATGTTGCTATTCCTCAAATACAAGGTAACCTTGGCGCCACCCTAGAGGATGTTGCCTGGTTATCAACAGGCTACGCTGTAGCTAACGTAATCGTACTGCCTATGTCAGGATGGCTGGGTAGTCGTTTTGGCCGTAAAAACTATTTCCTGTTCTCTATTATACTTTTTACCGTTGCATCATTTCTTTGCGGAAATGCAACCAACCTCGAAGAGCTGATCCTGTTCCGAATATTACAGGGGCTAGCCGGAGGGGGCTTAATTTCGACTGCTCAGGCTATATTAATTGAGACCTGGCCACGAGAAGATGTTGGTATTGCAACTGCTTTGTTTGGATTGGGTGCCGTTGTTGGACCTACTGTAGGCCCAACAATTGGTGGGTATCTGCTGGAGATTAGTTCATGGCCGTTAATTTTTTATGTAAACATTCCGGTAGGTATACTGGCGGCTTATTGCACCTATATGTTTGTACGAGAGACGCCAAAAGACGGAAAAGGAATGCCTGTTGACTGGTGGGGAATTGCCTTACTTGCTGTTGCTGTTGGAAGTTTACAAACTGTTCTTGAAAAAGGTGAAAGTGAAGATTGGTTTGCCACTCCGTACATTACAGCGCTTGCAGTTACCTCTGTACTTGGGCTCTTACTATTTATTTGGAGGGAATTAAGTACCGACCATCCTATTGTAAACTTTAAAATTATGCGCCACAGAAGTTTCTCTGTGGGTATGTTTACTTCGTTTATTCTGGGTTTTGGTCTTTATGGATCAGTTTTCGTGTTCCCTGTGTTTTGTCAGAATTTACTGGGATTTTCGCCTCTGCAGACGGGTGAGCTTTTGTTCCCTGGTGGGTTGTGTACCATTGTGATGATGCCGTTTATAGGGATATTTCTAAAAAAAGGTATTCCTGCGCAGTTTATGGCTACCATAGGTATGTTCTTGTTCTTTGTTTTTTGCTCTATGCTGAGTAAATCAACATTACAATCGGGCACTAACGATTTCTTTCTTCCTTTGATGATAAGAGGTGTGGGCATGGCCCTATTATTTGTTCCGTTAACTACGCTTGCCATCCAGGATTTAAAAGGTGCCGAGATTGGGCAAGGCTCTGGTTTGAACAATATGATGAGACAACTTGGCGGCTCATTTGGTATTGCTGCATTAACAACTTTGATCCATGTTCGACAAGGTTTTCACCGCAGTAATTTACTTGTAAATATTAATGAATATAACCCTGCATTTACCGACCGTTTTAATGGCTTTATAAAGAATTTTATGGCCAAGGGATATAACTATCTGGACGCAAAATCACTGGCTGTAAAAGCCATAGAAGGGACAGTTACCAAACAGTCATTACTACTCACTTACAGTGATGCATATTGGGTGGCCGGACTGATACTTTTGTGTTCAATTCCGCTGCTATACCTTCAAAAGTTCAAAAAGAATGTTGAAGTTCCGGCAGATTTACATTAA
- a CDS encoding phosphoenolpyruvate carboxylase, translating into MMQKQRAKGQRESVFNNEVVSRFELYNSLFLTLPFYKIKDTGTLLPLFIKYCEDGVNNHETPAEIINAFFKKYTQNNGAKDVIDLLFRFIQYIERQVVLFDAVEDASFNKLNASDEHNALLSYLKKGIDDSSLNQKIEKLIEEFSLRLVLTAHPTQFYPGSVLSIITDLTAAIKINDITSIHLLLQQLGKTPFFNKKSPTPVDEALSLAWYLENVFYFAAANIQSEIDKSLNDYSLESKKIIELGFWPGGDRDGNPNVHTESTVQVSKMLRQILFRCYYRDFRNLKRRITFRGVDEPISIVQEVLYKNAFDPNIEMENISEFLIEHLNKIKNTLIESHDGLFADIVSDLIRKVELYGSHFASLDIRQDSRVLRDVHAYCRQSKPINSLFPENYDSLSEEEKIKILTFKSARVSHNEKADSLVQDTLQTITEVKQIQQSNGELACHRFIISNCQQASDILQLIELFLWNGWQEDDLSIDFVPLFETVNDLADAGAIMETLYSHPFYKKHLEKRGNKQDIMLGFSDSTKDGGYLMANWSIFNAKVALTETANKHNIQLAFFDGRGGPPSRGGGKTHRFYASMGKEIANKNIQLTIQGQTISSQYGSIDSAEFNIEQLINAGISAGIKERHNILLDPVHKNLLDLMAQESYESFVALRKHPLFLSYLEKFSPLTLLSKITISSRPVKRNAGGSLKLEDLRAISFVTAWSQLKQNIPGFYGMGTALKSQEKAGNWDKVVKTYQESGYFKTIIDNCMMSMSKSDFAVTAHFINDKEYGAFWKILFDEFTLSKEMLLKLAGHETLMENYPVEKRSIAVREKIVLPLVLIQHYALEQLQNKITEEEKQAYEKLAIRTVYGVVNAGRNLA; encoded by the coding sequence ATGATGCAGAAACAACGCGCAAAAGGACAGAGAGAATCAGTATTTAACAACGAAGTAGTATCCCGATTTGAACTCTATAACAGCCTTTTCCTTACCCTTCCTTTTTACAAGATTAAAGACACCGGCACACTGCTGCCACTGTTTATAAAATACTGTGAAGATGGTGTAAATAACCATGAAACTCCGGCAGAAATTATTAATGCTTTTTTTAAGAAGTATACACAAAATAACGGGGCTAAGGACGTGATTGATCTTCTGTTCAGATTTATCCAGTATATTGAGCGCCAGGTGGTGTTATTTGATGCTGTTGAAGATGCCTCTTTTAACAAACTTAATGCTTCTGATGAGCATAATGCGCTACTTTCTTACCTGAAAAAAGGAATTGATGATAGTTCTTTAAACCAGAAAATAGAAAAGCTGATTGAAGAGTTTTCTTTAAGGCTGGTATTAACAGCACACCCTACTCAATTTTATCCGGGCAGCGTACTGTCAATCATCACAGACCTAACTGCTGCCATTAAAATTAACGACATTACCAGCATCCACCTTTTGCTTCAGCAATTAGGTAAAACGCCATTTTTCAATAAAAAATCCCCAACTCCGGTTGATGAGGCGCTGAGTTTAGCCTGGTACCTTGAAAATGTGTTTTATTTTGCTGCAGCCAATATTCAATCAGAAATAGACAAAAGCCTGAATGATTACAGTCTGGAGTCTAAAAAGATTATAGAACTTGGTTTTTGGCCAGGTGGCGATAGAGACGGAAATCCGAATGTACATACAGAATCTACCGTACAGGTATCAAAAATGCTCCGTCAGATTCTATTCAGATGCTATTACCGAGATTTTAGAAACCTGAAAAGACGCATCACCTTTAGAGGTGTTGATGAGCCTATCTCGATAGTTCAGGAGGTATTATATAAAAATGCATTTGATCCGAATATCGAAATGGAAAACATCTCGGAATTTCTGATTGAACACTTGAATAAAATTAAAAATACACTTATTGAAAGCCATGACGGCTTGTTTGCTGATATTGTTTCTGACCTGATCCGCAAAGTTGAACTTTATGGAAGTCATTTTGCTTCGCTCGACATTAGACAGGACAGCAGAGTTTTAAGGGATGTGCATGCTTATTGCCGACAAAGCAAACCGATCAATTCTCTGTTCCCGGAGAACTATGACAGCTTATCGGAAGAAGAAAAAATTAAGATCCTTACCTTTAAAAGTGCGAGGGTATCACATAACGAAAAGGCTGATTCATTAGTTCAGGACACACTTCAAACCATTACTGAAGTTAAACAAATACAGCAAAGCAATGGGGAACTTGCCTGCCACAGGTTCATTATCAGTAACTGCCAGCAAGCCAGTGATATTTTGCAGTTGATAGAACTGTTTTTATGGAATGGATGGCAAGAGGACGATCTTTCTATAGATTTTGTTCCTTTATTTGAAACAGTAAATGACCTTGCCGATGCCGGGGCTATTATGGAAACTTTATATTCTCATCCGTTTTATAAGAAACATTTAGAAAAAAGAGGCAACAAACAAGATATTATGCTTGGTTTCTCTGACAGCACAAAAGATGGCGGTTACTTAATGGCTAACTGGTCTATTTTTAATGCTAAAGTTGCCTTAACAGAAACTGCTAATAAACACAATATTCAACTTGCATTTTTTGATGGCCGTGGCGGCCCACCTTCGAGAGGCGGAGGTAAAACGCACCGTTTCTATGCCTCTATGGGTAAAGAAATTGCAAATAAAAATATTCAATTGACGATTCAGGGTCAGACAATCAGTTCTCAGTACGGCTCTATTGACAGTGCCGAATTTAACATTGAACAGTTAATAAACGCTGGTATTTCTGCAGGTATTAAGGAAAGACATAACATTTTATTGGATCCTGTTCATAAAAACCTTTTGGATTTAATGGCACAGGAAAGCTACGAATCATTCGTTGCGCTGCGTAAACATCCATTATTTTTAAGTTATCTGGAGAAATTCTCGCCACTTACCTTATTATCTAAAATTACAATCAGTAGCAGACCGGTAAAAAGAAATGCTGGGGGTTCATTAAAACTGGAAGATTTAAGGGCAATTAGTTTTGTTACTGCATGGAGCCAACTTAAACAGAACATTCCTGGATTTTATGGTATGGGTACGGCATTGAAGAGCCAGGAAAAAGCAGGAAACTGGGATAAGGTTGTTAAAACTTATCAGGAATCAGGTTACTTTAAAACAATCATTGATAACTGTATGATGTCTATGAGTAAGTCGGACTTTGCTGTGACTGCCCACTTTATAAACGATAAAGAGTACGGTGCTTTCTGGAAAATCCTTTTTGACGAATTTACGCTTTCTAAAGAGATGCTTTTAAAATTAGCAGGCCATGAGACATTGATGGAGAATTACCCTGTTGAGAAGCGCTCTATTGCCGTTAGGGAGAAGATTGTATTGCCGTTGGTACTTATACAGCATTACGCCTTGGAACAGCTACAAAACAAAATAACAGAAGAAGAAAAACAAGCTTACGAAAAGCTTGCAATAAGAACAGTTTATGGCGTTGTAAACGCAGGCCGCAACCTGGCATAA
- a CDS encoding DUF6952 family protein → MKIPVIRQLFQNSTPENLEATLTVLEAFCEFRGVSEKEIDVAGEMITNICGALEVHENVKAGALEKDALNAFGQKVMGSIDRH, encoded by the coding sequence ATGAAAATCCCGGTTATAAGACAGCTATTCCAAAATAGTACTCCAGAAAATCTTGAAGCAACCTTAACTGTTTTAGAAGCTTTTTGTGAATTCAGAGGGGTAAGTGAGAAAGAAATTGATGTAGCAGGAGAAATGATTACCAATATCTGTGGAGCGCTTGAAGTTCATGAGAATGTAAAAGCAGGAGCACTTGAAAAGGATGCGTTAAATGCATTCGGTCAAAAGGTAATGGGATCAATTGATAGGCATTAA
- a CDS encoding thioredoxin family protein has product MFLELTEDNLQQYVAENKKVMVQYAASWCGNCRIMKPKFKKLAAENEDVAFLIVDAEKLPASRKLATVDNLPTFAAFDGGALVDQVQTNKAEVLSELFNKIK; this is encoded by the coding sequence ATGTTTTTAGAATTAACAGAAGATAATCTTCAACAATATGTTGCTGAAAACAAGAAAGTAATGGTTCAGTATGCTGCATCATGGTGTGGTAACTGTCGAATTATGAAGCCGAAGTTTAAGAAACTCGCTGCTGAAAACGAAGATGTTGCTTTCTTAATTGTGGATGCCGAAAAACTTCCGGCTTCACGTAAACTGGCAACTGTAGACAATTTACCAACTTTTGCTGCTTTTGATGGGGGGGCTTTGGTAGATCAGGTTCAAACGAACAAAGCAGAAGTATTAAGCGAATTATTTAATAAAATAAAATAA
- a CDS encoding peroxiredoxin, which produces MAIVGKKFPSVSIDAMSEMGDDLKINVFEEAVSKGKKVLLFWYPKDFTFVCPTELHAFQAALPDFEKRNTIVIGASCDTNEVHFAWLNTPKDNGGIEGVTYPILADTHRQLSNILGIVEQEVEYDEEGNEIFSGSNVTYRATYLVDETGKVFHESVNDMPVGRNVKEYLRLIDAYAHVQKHGEVCPANWEEGKEAMSANRTGVAEYLSAN; this is translated from the coding sequence ATGGCTATAGTAGGAAAAAAATTCCCAAGTGTAAGTATCGATGCGATGTCAGAAATGGGTGACGATTTAAAGATCAATGTATTTGAAGAAGCAGTAAGTAAAGGGAAAAAAGTTTTATTATTCTGGTATCCAAAAGATTTTACTTTTGTTTGTCCAACAGAATTGCATGCTTTTCAGGCAGCATTACCTGATTTTGAAAAAAGAAACACTATTGTAATTGGTGCATCATGCGATACAAATGAAGTTCATTTTGCATGGTTAAACACGCCAAAAGATAACGGTGGTATCGAAGGTGTAACTTATCCGATTTTAGCAGATACTCACAGACAATTATCAAACATTTTAGGTATTGTTGAGCAAGAGGTTGAGTATGATGAAGAAGGAAATGAAATTTTCTCTGGTTCAAACGTTACTTACAGAGCCACCTATTTAGTTGACGAAACAGGTAAAGTTTTCCATGAAAGCGTTAACGATATGCCGGTAGGTAGAAATGTTAAAGAATATTTACGTTTAATTGATGCTTATGCTCATGTTCAAAAACATGGCGAAGTTTGTCCTGCAAACTGGGAAGAAGGCAAAGAAGCAATGAGTGCAAACAGAACTGGCGTTGCTGAATACTTAAGCGCTAACTAA